The Deltaproteobacteria bacterium genome contains a region encoding:
- a CDS encoding cupin domain-containing protein — protein sequence MIVHRWQGVKTLTTEEIKKCYQIKKDQDFVLETIPQGQSIKDHLHGFLEIRILCQGELLCNISGNQILLRPGDKIEIPANTKHSYTNNSKESCNCLVGYYSF from the coding sequence ATGATTGTCCACCGTTGGCAAGGAGTTAAAACCTTGACCACTGAAGAAATTAAAAAGTGCTATCAAATAAAAAAAGATCAAGATTTTGTCCTTGAAACCATTCCCCAAGGGCAAAGTATTAAGGATCATCTTCATGGGTTCCTTGAAATCAGAATCCTTTGTCAGGGCGAGCTCTTGTGTAATATTTCAGGAAATCAAATTCTTTTACGCCCAGGAGATAAAATTGAAATTCCTGCGAACACAAAACATTCTTACACCAACAACTCAAAAGAATCTTGCAACTGTTTGGTCGGCTATTATTCTTTTTAG
- a CDS encoding DUF885 domain-containing protein: MIKFLIFSLFILNNQAFATSPESSIQTCKAFSGQLQKEKNESKKLKLVMDFIWGQWMKEYPTWATFVGFSGYDDLWPDESLENILNRKKMAPCHLQLLKKINLTKLSQNDKINYKLFLKKINSQIKESEFPSEYLVLDQMNGIHLEIMDIIDAAPKLNKEDFENRLKRLDRLDVYIDQNIILLEEGLKRKVTPVKFLIKKVPAQIQALIFSNPKESPLYKVFQEMPTHISSEEKSKLLAKAESLISSKVHPALKKLKSFIEEKYLPFCREEISFSSLPQGSHWYHFLVEKHTTTSKTAKEIHELGLKEVTRIDQEMLQIRQKLNEKRSQSEFHQFLQTDPQFFFKTPKELINAYQAIAKEIDPGLIKLFSDLPKLPYGVKPMADYKAPSAPTAYYQPGSFKSGRAGYFEANTYNLNSRPKWEMEVLTLHEAVPGHHLQISMAQEVGDLPEFRKHEFYTAYTEGWGLYSESLGDELGLYKDLYSKYGQLTYEMWRAVRLVVDTGIHSLNWSKEKALEYFMEHIPKNKLQSEVEIDRYIVMPGQALAYKIGELKIKELKKQAIKKLGPKFDIREFHKVVLQLGAVPLDLLEEEVNHWLEAK, from the coding sequence ATGATTAAATTTTTGATATTTAGTCTTTTTATTTTAAACAACCAGGCCTTTGCCACATCGCCTGAATCATCTATTCAGACCTGTAAGGCCTTTTCCGGCCAACTTCAAAAAGAAAAAAATGAGAGTAAAAAATTAAAATTGGTCATGGATTTTATTTGGGGTCAATGGATGAAAGAATACCCTACCTGGGCTACTTTTGTTGGCTTTTCAGGATATGATGACCTTTGGCCTGATGAAAGCCTTGAGAATATTTTAAACCGAAAGAAGATGGCTCCTTGCCACTTACAACTTTTAAAAAAAATAAATTTAACCAAGCTTTCGCAAAATGATAAAATAAATTACAAATTATTTCTCAAGAAAATCAACTCTCAAATAAAAGAAAGTGAATTCCCATCAGAATATTTAGTCCTAGATCAAATGAATGGAATTCACTTGGAAATTATGGATATCATCGACGCGGCTCCCAAACTAAATAAAGAAGATTTTGAGAATCGCCTTAAACGATTGGACCGATTAGATGTCTACATTGATCAAAATATCATCCTCTTAGAAGAAGGCCTGAAACGCAAAGTCACTCCAGTGAAATTTTTAATAAAAAAAGTACCTGCACAAATTCAAGCCTTAATTTTTAGTAATCCAAAGGAAAGTCCTCTCTATAAAGTTTTTCAAGAAATGCCCACCCACATTTCTTCTGAAGAGAAATCGAAACTCTTAGCAAAAGCCGAATCTCTTATTTCAAGCAAAGTTCACCCGGCACTTAAAAAACTAAAATCTTTTATTGAAGAAAAATACTTACCCTTCTGCCGAGAAGAGATTTCCTTTAGTTCTTTACCCCAAGGTAGCCACTGGTACCACTTTCTTGTTGAAAAACACACCACCACGTCTAAAACTGCCAAAGAAATCCATGAGCTTGGACTTAAAGAAGTGACTCGTATCGATCAAGAAATGTTGCAAATTCGTCAAAAATTAAATGAGAAGCGAAGTCAGTCAGAATTTCACCAATTTTTACAAACCGATCCTCAATTTTTTTTCAAAACTCCCAAAGAACTTATCAATGCCTACCAAGCCATTGCCAAGGAAATTGATCCTGGGCTTATAAAACTTTTTTCTGATCTACCCAAACTCCCCTACGGTGTCAAACCTATGGCTGATTATAAAGCTCCGTCAGCCCCGACGGCTTACTATCAACCTGGAAGTTTCAAATCAGGACGCGCCGGTTACTTTGAAGCAAATACTTATAATTTAAATTCGCGACCCAAATGGGAAATGGAGGTATTAACCCTACATGAAGCCGTCCCGGGTCATCATTTACAAATTTCGATGGCTCAGGAGGTTGGTGATTTACCTGAGTTTAGAAAACATGAATTCTATACCGCTTATACAGAAGGGTGGGGACTTTATTCTGAAAGTTTGGGTGATGAGTTAGGCCTTTATAAAGATTTATATTCTAAATATGGCCAACTGACCTATGAAATGTGGCGTGCGGTAAGGCTTGTCGTTGATACAGGGATTCACAGTTTAAATTGGTCCAAGGAAAAGGCCCTTGAATATTTTATGGAGCACATTCCTAAAAACAAGCTCCAATCCGAAGTGGAGATTGATCGTTATATCGTCATGCCAGGTCAAGCCCTCGCCTACAAAATAGGAGAGCTAAAAATCAAAGAATTAAAAAAACAGGCTATCAAAAAACTAGGACCTAAATTTGATATCCGAGAATTTCACAAAGTTGTCCTCCAACTTGGAGCCGTGCCATTAGATCTTCTAGAAGAGGAAGTGAATCATTGGCTTGAAGCAAAATAG
- a CDS encoding peptidyl-prolyl cis-trans isomerase, whose amino-acid sequence MKVKPSHILVKHEYEAKDIHRLLENKKKIEDLARKFSLCRSGHNGGFLGEINAQNLDSDFLDAFNSLSPGQISKPVRTSYGWHIIKKGDNV is encoded by the coding sequence ATGAAAGTTAAACCAAGTCATATTTTAGTTAAGCATGAATATGAAGCAAAGGACATCCATAGGCTGCTCGAAAATAAAAAAAAAATTGAAGATTTAGCTCGAAAATTTTCCTTGTGTCGAAGTGGTCATAATGGTGGTTTTCTGGGGGAGATCAATGCCCAGAATTTAGATTCTGATTTTCTGGATGCTTTTAATTCCTTAAGTCCAGGACAAATATCCAAACCCGTCCGGACCTCCTATGGTTGGCATATTATTAAAAAAGGGGACAATGTTTAA
- the gloB gene encoding hydroxyacylglutathione hydrolase produces MKYSLKIYPIKAFEDNYIWVLHQGRQVVVVDPGEAVPVLEFLKKENLELSAVLVTHHHGDHTGGIHDLVHAFPDRKIKVYGPANENIPYLSEPLLGDEKIRVEGIEMDFEILSIPGHTRGHLAYYGKHIGSTGSLFCGDTLFGAGCGRLFEGTPYQMQSSLAKIASLPPQTLCYCAHEYTLSNLHFAIVIEPQNLEIQNRIKQTQESRKHGEATVPFALEGELLTNPFLRWDSPEVRLAASERLGHKAIDPVEIFAAIRQWKDIFK; encoded by the coding sequence ATGAAGTATTCTCTAAAAATTTACCCAATTAAGGCCTTTGAAGATAATTATATTTGGGTTCTCCATCAAGGGAGACAAGTCGTTGTTGTTGATCCTGGAGAGGCAGTGCCAGTGTTGGAATTTCTTAAGAAAGAGAACCTGGAACTTTCAGCGGTTCTTGTGACCCATCACCACGGTGACCATACTGGAGGTATTCACGACTTAGTTCACGCCTTTCCAGACAGGAAAATAAAGGTTTATGGACCCGCAAATGAAAACATTCCTTACCTTTCAGAGCCTCTCTTGGGGGATGAAAAAATACGAGTTGAAGGGATAGAGATGGATTTTGAAATTTTGTCCATTCCGGGTCATACAAGAGGTCATCTTGCCTATTATGGAAAGCATATAGGTTCAACGGGTTCCCTTTTCTGTGGCGACACTCTTTTTGGTGCCGGGTGTGGTCGACTATTTGAAGGAACCCCTTATCAAATGCAAAGTTCACTTGCAAAAATAGCTAGCCTTCCTCCTCAGACTCTGTGCTATTGTGCTCACGAATACACCCTGTCTAACCTTCATTTTGCGATTGTCATTGAGCCTCAAAATCTAGAGATACAAAATAGAATAAAACAAACACAGGAGTCCCGTAAGCATGGCGAGGCCACGGTCCCATTTGCCCTCGAAGGAGAACTGTTAACAAATCCATTTCTTCGATGGGATTCACCAGAAGTTAGACTAGCCGCAAGCGAAAGGCTTGGCCATAAAGCCATTGATCCTGTTGAAATATTTGCGGCCATTCGTCAATGGAAGGATATTTTTAAATGA
- a CDS encoding ATP-binding protein gives MFFRRNLSDLSKWRHQRKRKPLVFRGARQVGKSTLVKEFAKLEKLNLIEINLETTSLPSLKTEEIKVSAIIKDIQLLINRKVSQDTDLIFFDEIQRSPQAFMALRYFYEEYPQLAIVAAGSLLDFLLESPGISVPVGRIEYYYLGPVSFSEYLLAKNKNQILEEFNNSPDKISEMGHKLLIQEWRSFLITGGMPECVQAEIDQADVFDIRKIQKNILNTYRSDFFKYTKGAQPIRCEAVFNYLPGHIGQKVKYSEIDSEEKSKNLKEAIHLLHQARILLPTIHTNATSIPLKAVSDDHVFKLYHLDCGLVSAELLIMNDFSKESPMRGSLNEQFVAQHLAYLNPTEDPQLFYWLKDKSSQKAEIDFIHTLRTKKLPEIIPIEVKSNRKAKARSISELTKINPAIKRWIKLSPDPYRKITNDRVMYEVPIYLVERLDAILSN, from the coding sequence ATGTTTTTTAGAAGAAATCTTTCAGATCTATCAAAGTGGCGACATCAGAGGAAACGAAAACCTTTGGTTTTTCGTGGGGCTCGTCAGGTGGGTAAGTCCACTCTTGTAAAAGAGTTTGCTAAGTTAGAAAAATTAAATTTAATTGAAATAAACCTTGAAACAACTTCTTTGCCTAGTTTGAAAACGGAAGAAATTAAAGTGAGTGCGATCATTAAAGATATTCAATTATTGATAAATCGCAAAGTGTCTCAAGATACAGATTTAATATTTTTTGATGAAATACAAAGATCTCCCCAAGCCTTTATGGCTTTGCGCTATTTTTATGAAGAATATCCTCAATTGGCAATTGTTGCAGCTGGATCTTTACTTGATTTTTTACTTGAAAGCCCTGGGATCTCGGTGCCGGTCGGTCGTATTGAGTACTACTATCTCGGGCCTGTGAGTTTTTCAGAGTATTTACTTGCAAAAAACAAAAATCAAATTCTTGAAGAGTTTAATAATTCCCCAGATAAAATTTCAGAAATGGGGCACAAATTACTTATTCAAGAATGGAGAAGTTTTTTAATAACCGGCGGAATGCCTGAATGTGTTCAAGCTGAAATTGATCAAGCAGATGTATTTGATATACGAAAAATTCAAAAAAACATTCTTAATACTTATCGGTCCGATTTTTTTAAATATACAAAAGGTGCACAACCCATTCGCTGTGAAGCTGTTTTTAATTATTTGCCAGGGCATATTGGTCAAAAGGTAAAATACTCAGAAATTGATTCTGAAGAAAAATCAAAAAATCTGAAAGAAGCCATTCACCTTTTGCACCAAGCTCGGATTCTATTGCCAACCATACATACGAATGCGACGTCGATACCGTTAAAAGCGGTTTCTGATGATCATGTTTTTAAACTTTATCATCTCGACTGTGGTCTCGTTTCGGCTGAGCTACTGATTATGAATGATTTCTCTAAGGAATCGCCGATGAGAGGCTCGTTGAATGAACAATTTGTTGCTCAGCATTTAGCCTATTTAAATCCGACTGAAGATCCGCAACTTTTTTATTGGTTAAAAGATAAGTCCTCGCAAAAAGCAGAAATTGATTTCATTCACACTTTGCGAACCAAAAAATTGCCTGAAATCATTCCTATCGAAGTTAAAAGTAATCGTAAAGCTAAAGCTCGCTCTATATCAGAACTTACAAAAATCAACCCAGCAATCAAAAGATGGATTAAACTTTCACCCGATCCCTATCGTAAAATTACAAATGATCGTGTCATGTACGAAGTCCCAATTTATCTTGTTGAAAGACTAGATGCCATTTTAAGTAATTGA